One Dokdonia sp. Dokd-P16 genomic window carries:
- a CDS encoding bifunctional response regulator/alkaline phosphatase family protein — MSNIQILWVDDEIDLLKPHILFLEKKNYSVTTCDNGAEAVEMIDEQNFDIIFLDENMPGLSGLETLSEIKNKRENVPVVMITKSEEEYIMEEAIGSKIVDYLIKPVNPNQILLSLKKNLDHSRLISQKTTSSYQQEFRKIAMDLSMVNSFEEWSELYQKLIYWEMELEGIEDTGMFEILESQKSEANNQFCKFIDKNYPDWFNGYEGPTMSHTLFKDKVQPHLKKGSPTLFIVIDNMRYDQWKAFEPHLNAHYKKVQEEPYYSILPTATQYARNAIFSGLMPEEMKKKHPDLWLDDTDEGGKNMHEADFLEAQLKRLRLDLSWEYHKITNLKNGKKLADNFKSQKNNDLTVVVYNFVDMLSHSKTEMEVIKELASNDKAYRSLTESWFKNSPLLTMIQQAQELGMKLILTTDHGTINVKNPSKVIGDKNTSLNLRYKTGRSLTYENKDVLAAEDPRTIHLPTINMSSSFIFAKGDLFFAYPNNFNHYVSYYRNTYQHGGVSLEEMVIPFVVLEPK, encoded by the coding sequence ATGAGCAACATACAAATACTTTGGGTAGATGACGAAATTGACTTACTTAAGCCACATATTTTATTTCTTGAAAAGAAGAATTATAGCGTAACTACCTGTGATAATGGCGCCGAAGCTGTAGAAATGATAGATGAGCAAAACTTTGACATCATTTTTCTTGATGAGAATATGCCTGGACTATCGGGTCTAGAAACACTAAGCGAAATCAAAAATAAACGGGAGAATGTTCCTGTTGTCATGATTACTAAAAGTGAAGAAGAGTATATTATGGAGGAAGCGATAGGCTCTAAAATAGTAGACTACCTTATTAAACCGGTAAATCCTAACCAGATATTACTGAGTTTAAAGAAGAATCTTGATCATAGTAGGTTAATAAGTCAAAAAACCACCTCTTCGTACCAGCAAGAATTCCGCAAGATTGCCATGGATTTATCTATGGTAAACAGCTTTGAAGAATGGTCTGAGCTTTACCAAAAGCTTATTTACTGGGAGATGGAGCTTGAAGGCATAGAAGATACAGGAATGTTTGAGATATTAGAATCTCAAAAATCTGAAGCAAATAATCAGTTTTGTAAATTTATTGATAAAAATTACCCAGATTGGTTTAACGGCTATGAGGGACCTACGATGTCTCACACCTTATTTAAAGACAAGGTACAACCACACCTTAAAAAAGGTAGTCCTACCCTATTCATTGTCATAGATAACATGCGCTATGATCAATGGAAGGCTTTTGAGCCTCACCTTAATGCGCATTATAAAAAAGTACAAGAAGAACCTTATTACAGCATCTTACCTACGGCAACTCAGTATGCTCGTAATGCTATATTTTCTGGACTCATGCCAGAAGAGATGAAAAAGAAGCATCCAGACTTATGGCTTGATGATACAGATGAGGGAGGAAAAAATATGCACGAAGCAGATTTTCTTGAGGCACAACTTAAAAGACTACGTCTTGACCTAAGCTGGGAATATCATAAAATCACCAACTTAAAAAATGGTAAAAAACTTGCCGATAATTTTAAATCTCAGAAAAATAATGATCTTACGGTAGTCGTTTACAATTTTGTAGATATGCTTTCTCATTCTAAAACAGAAATGGAAGTAATCAAAGAACTAGCTAGTAATGACAAGGCTTACAGGTCACTTACAGAAAGTTGGTTTAAAAATTCACCGTTACTCACGATGATACAGCAAGCGCAAGAGCTAGGCATGAAGCTTATACTTACTACAGATCACGGTACCATTAATGTCAAAAATCCATCTAAAGTTATAGGTGATAAGAATACTAGTCTCAACCTGCGTTATAAAACAGGTAGAAGTCTCACGTACGAAAATAAGGATGTACTCGCTGCCGAAGATCCTCGCACGATACACCTACCTACTATTAATATGAGTAGCTCATTCATATTTGCAAAGGGAGACCTATTCTTTGCATATCCTAATAATTTTAATCACTACGTAAGTTATTATAGAAATACATACCAGCATGGAGGCGTAAGCCTTGAAGAAATGGTGATTCCTTTTGTCGTGCTTGAACCTAAATAG
- a CDS encoding HD domain-containing protein translates to MRSPKVTIINDPIYGFITIPNGVVFDLIQHKYFQRLRRITQMGLSYLVYPGAHHTRFQHAIGCLGVMQKAIKVLEDKGVEISPEEKEGVFIAILLHDIGHGPFSHAMEHSIVEGVSHEHISSLFMEALNTEFNGSLTLAIEIFKGSYHRSFLNQLVSGQLDMDRTDYLKRDSFYTGMAEGNINTERIVAMLNVMDDKLVVEEKGVYTVEKFLVARRLMYWQVYLHKTGIVAEQLITRVLKRAKELSHDGVILSSSKPLQYFLQHRIDSDTIKKSLDTFAQLDDYDIISAMKEWCFHDDFVLSELSKAIINRDLLNVKIKKKPFVASKLEQHKSLLMEEFNITEHEASYFVFTGTISNQAYNYEKGGINILLNSGKIVDVVKASDQLSLKSLTKEVVKNYLCYPKPKR, encoded by the coding sequence TTGAGGTCTCCCAAAGTTACAATTATTAACGACCCTATTTATGGGTTTATTACTATACCTAATGGTGTAGTCTTTGATTTGATACAGCACAAATATTTCCAAAGACTACGACGCATCACGCAGATGGGATTGTCATATCTTGTATATCCTGGAGCGCATCACACACGTTTTCAGCACGCGATAGGATGTCTGGGCGTTATGCAGAAAGCCATCAAAGTCCTTGAAGACAAAGGCGTTGAGATATCACCTGAAGAAAAAGAAGGTGTGTTTATAGCAATCTTACTTCACGATATAGGTCATGGTCCTTTCTCTCATGCTATGGAACATAGTATTGTAGAGGGTGTAAGTCATGAGCACATTTCTAGCTTATTTATGGAGGCTCTCAATACGGAGTTTAACGGAAGTTTAACGCTGGCAATAGAAATCTTCAAGGGGTCATATCATCGCTCTTTTTTAAATCAGCTGGTTTCTGGTCAGTTAGATATGGATCGTACCGACTATTTAAAACGTGATAGTTTTTATACCGGAATGGCCGAGGGTAACATTAATACGGAGCGTATCGTTGCGATGCTTAACGTGATGGATGATAAGCTTGTAGTAGAAGAAAAGGGTGTCTATACCGTAGAGAAGTTTCTTGTCGCTAGAAGGCTCATGTACTGGCAGGTGTACCTGCATAAAACAGGTATTGTAGCAGAGCAATTAATAACGAGAGTACTCAAGCGTGCAAAAGAGCTCTCTCATGATGGTGTTATACTATCTTCTAGTAAACCTTTACAATATTTTTTACAACATAGAATAGATAGTGATACCATTAAAAAGAGTCTAGATACGTTTGCTCAGCTAGACGATTATGATATTATTTCTGCTATGAAAGAATGGTGTTTTCATGACGATTTTGTGCTTTCTGAGTTGTCTAAGGCGATTATAAATAGAGATCTTTTAAATGTAAAAATTAAAAAGAAACCATTTGTAGCGTCTAAGCTTGAGCAACATAAGTCCTTATTAATGGAGGAATTTAATATAACAGAACATGAGGCATCATACTTTGTGTTTACAGGGACTATATCAAACCAAGCTTATAATTATGAGAAAGGTGGAATCAATATTCTTCTCAATAGTGGGAAGATTGTAGATGTGGTAAAAGCAAGTGATCAATTAAGTCTAAAGTCACTTACAAAAGAAGTAGTTAAAAACTATCTCTGTTACCCAAAACCTAAACGTTAA
- a CDS encoding nuclear transport factor 2 family protein produces MAKSNKKIVKEFYSSDFFNDTTAFDEYIHPDMQLFWNAKTGYNHMEIAGLKEMAAEAGKSFDAVRPEITHLLSKEDQVVIRFTYFVTTIEQPDTEQPMAHFMAIWEMKDGLMYRGYQMSQPAEEAKESMKSWK; encoded by the coding sequence ATGGCTAAGAGTAATAAGAAAATCGTGAAAGAGTTTTATAGCTCAGACTTTTTTAATGACACAACTGCTTTTGATGAGTATATTCATCCTGATATGCAGCTTTTTTGGAATGCAAAAACAGGTTACAATCATATGGAAATAGCAGGATTAAAAGAAATGGCAGCAGAGGCTGGTAAATCTTTTGATGCGGTTCGTCCAGAGATTACACACCTTCTTTCTAAAGAGGATCAGGTAGTGATAAGGTTCACATATTTTGTAACTACGATCGAGCAACCAGATACAGAACAACCTATGGCACATTTTATGGCTATATGGGAAATGAAGGATGGTTTGATGTATAGAGGGTACCAAATGAGCCAACCAGCAGAAGAAGCAAAAGAGAGCATGAAATCTTGGAAGTAA
- the lpxA gene encoding acyl-ACP--UDP-N-acetylglucosamine O-acyltransferase, protein MNQPLAYVHPGAKIAKNVVIEPFTTIHNNVVIGEGSWIGSNVTIMEGARIGKNVSIFPGAVISAVPQDKKFNDEDTVTIIGDNTTIRECVTINRGTSDRMKTQVGNNCWIMAYCHIAHDCIVGDNCIFSNNSTLAGHITVGDYVVLAGMAAIQQFCTIGSHAFVTGGSLVRKDVPPFVKAGREPLSYVGINSIGLRRRGFTTEKIREIQDIFRILYQKNYNNSQAVAIIEAEMEATQERDEILQFIRNSQRGIMKGYFNS, encoded by the coding sequence ATGAATCAGCCATTAGCATATGTGCACCCAGGTGCAAAAATTGCAAAGAATGTAGTTATAGAACCATTTACAACGATACATAATAATGTTGTTATAGGTGAGGGTAGCTGGATAGGATCTAATGTGACTATTATGGAAGGTGCGCGTATAGGGAAGAACGTAAGTATCTTTCCAGGTGCAGTAATCTCTGCAGTACCACAAGATAAAAAATTTAATGACGAGGATACCGTTACAATCATTGGCGATAATACAACCATACGTGAGTGTGTGACTATTAACCGTGGTACCTCAGATCGTATGAAAACTCAGGTAGGAAACAATTGTTGGATTATGGCATACTGCCATATTGCTCATGATTGTATCGTAGGTGATAATTGTATTTTTTCTAATAACAGTACGCTTGCTGGGCACATTACTGTAGGTGACTACGTGGTACTAGCTGGTATGGCTGCAATACAGCAATTTTGTACGATAGGAAGCCATGCATTTGTAACTGGTGGGTCACTAGTACGTAAGGATGTGCCACCTTTTGTAAAGGCTGGTCGTGAGCCATTAAGTTACGTAGGGATTAACTCTATAGGACTACGTCGCCGCGGATTTACAACAGAAAAAATACGTGAGATCCAGGATATATTCCGCATCTTATATCAGAAAAATTATAACAACTCTCAGGCTGTTGCAATTATAGAAGCAGAGATGGAAGCTACTCAGGAACGTGATGAGATATTGCAATTTATACGTAATTCTCAACGCGGTATTATGAAAGGATACTTCAATTCATAA
- a CDS encoding UDP-3-O-(3-hydroxymyristoyl)glucosamine N-acyltransferase, whose amino-acid sequence MKFKKQHTLQDIASLLNITFVGDPSFPVLGMNEIHVVTPGDIVFVDHPKYYDKALQSAATIVLINKEVACPEGKALLISDDPFRDFNKLTDHFKPFKSAAAAIAETAIIGQGTVIQPNVFVGNNVVIGDNCTIHPNVCLYDNTIIGDNVTIHAGSILGADAFYYKKRPEGFDKLKSGGRVVIEDNVDIGAGTTIDKGVTGDTTIGKGTKIDNQVHVGHDTVIGERVLIAAQTTIAGCVVIEDEVTLWGQVGVTSGISIGKKAIISAQSGVSKSLEGEKSYFGSPAGDFRTKYKELAALRQVQELLEKLKQQ is encoded by the coding sequence GTGAAATTTAAAAAACAACATACGCTTCAAGATATTGCAAGTCTTCTTAATATCACTTTTGTGGGTGATCCTTCGTTTCCAGTTTTGGGTATGAATGAGATCCATGTAGTAACACCAGGAGATATTGTATTTGTAGATCATCCTAAGTATTACGACAAGGCGCTACAAAGTGCCGCGACTATTGTACTTATAAACAAAGAAGTAGCTTGCCCAGAGGGTAAAGCACTTTTAATATCTGATGACCCTTTTAGAGATTTTAATAAGCTTACAGATCACTTTAAACCTTTTAAAAGCGCAGCAGCTGCCATAGCAGAGACGGCAATTATAGGTCAAGGAACTGTTATACAGCCTAATGTCTTCGTTGGCAATAACGTGGTTATAGGTGATAACTGTACCATACACCCTAATGTATGTCTATATGATAATACGATTATAGGTGACAACGTTACTATACACGCAGGAAGCATACTAGGTGCAGACGCTTTTTATTACAAAAAACGTCCAGAAGGTTTTGATAAACTTAAATCTGGTGGTCGTGTTGTAATAGAAGATAATGTAGATATAGGAGCTGGGACAACTATAGATAAAGGAGTTACTGGTGATACAACGATAGGTAAAGGAACTAAGATTGATAACCAAGTCCATGTAGGTCATGATACTGTTATAGGAGAACGTGTTTTAATCGCGGCTCAAACTACCATAGCAGGTTGTGTCGTTATAGAGGACGAAGTGACTTTGTGGGGTCAGGTAGGAGTTACTAGTGGGATCTCTATAGGTAAGAAGGCTATCATCTCTGCGCAGAGTGGAGTAAGTAAGTCACTAGAAGGAGAAAAAAGTTATTTTGGGTCACCAGCAGGTGATTTCAGAACAAAATATAAAGAGCTTGCAGCGTTGAGACAAGTGCAAGAATTATTAGAAAAACTAAAGCAACAATAA
- a CDS encoding bifunctional UDP-3-O-[3-hydroxymyristoyl] N-acetylglucosamine deacetylase/3-hydroxyacyl-ACP dehydratase, with amino-acid sequence MSNAKAQQRTIAKEISLKGVGLHTGADVLMTFKPAPENHGYKFKRLDLEGEPVLNADASLVTNTQRGTNLERNGVSIQTTEHVLAACVGLEIDNLLIELNASEPPIMDGSSKFFVEALEEAGILEQDAIRDEYIVKDIITYLDEESGSEIILMPADEYQVTTMVDFGTKVLGTQNASIQHISQFKEEISDSRTFSFLHEIEMLLEHGLIKGGDLNNAIVYVDKELSPSTMEKLKVAFNKDDIAVKPNGILDNLTLHHANEAARHKLLDVIGDLALAGTRIRGKIIANKPGHFVNTQFAKKLQKIIKNERRNYVPDVDLHATPVKDVNQIMEMLPHRPPFLLVDKILELTKEHVIGVKNVTMNEPFFVGHFPGSPVMPGVLQIEAMAQTGGILVLSTVPDPENYLTYLLKIDKVRYKHQVVPGDTLIFKLDLMSPIRRGICQMQARAYANGKLVSEAEIMAQIVKVKNL; translated from the coding sequence ATGAGTAACGCTAAAGCACAACAACGTACGATAGCTAAAGAAATAAGCTTAAAAGGTGTTGGTCTGCACACAGGTGCAGATGTACTAATGACCTTTAAGCCAGCTCCAGAAAATCACGGGTATAAATTTAAACGCCTTGATCTTGAAGGAGAGCCAGTACTAAATGCAGATGCTTCTCTTGTAACTAATACACAACGAGGAACAAACCTTGAAAGAAACGGCGTTTCTATTCAAACTACAGAGCACGTACTTGCTGCTTGCGTAGGACTTGAAATAGATAACCTTCTTATTGAACTCAATGCTTCTGAGCCTCCTATTATGGATGGCTCTTCAAAGTTTTTTGTAGAAGCACTAGAGGAAGCAGGGATTCTAGAGCAGGATGCTATACGAGATGAATATATCGTTAAAGATATTATCACTTATCTAGACGAAGAGTCTGGGAGTGAGATTATTTTAATGCCGGCAGATGAGTATCAAGTTACTACTATGGTAGACTTTGGTACTAAAGTGCTAGGTACTCAAAATGCAAGCATACAGCATATCTCACAGTTTAAGGAGGAAATTTCAGATAGTAGAACATTCAGTTTCTTACATGAGATAGAGATGTTGCTTGAGCATGGCCTCATTAAAGGAGGAGATCTCAATAATGCGATTGTATATGTAGATAAGGAATTATCTCCTAGTACAATGGAAAAATTGAAGGTAGCCTTTAATAAAGATGATATCGCTGTTAAGCCTAACGGCATACTAGATAACCTTACTTTGCACCATGCTAATGAAGCAGCACGTCATAAACTACTTGACGTAATAGGAGACTTAGCACTAGCAGGTACAAGAATACGAGGGAAAATCATTGCAAATAAGCCTGGGCACTTTGTAAACACACAGTTTGCAAAGAAACTTCAGAAAATTATTAAGAATGAACGTCGTAATTATGTTCCAGATGTAGATTTGCATGCAACTCCTGTAAAGGATGTAAATCAAATCATGGAGATGTTACCTCACAGACCTCCATTTTTGCTTGTAGATAAGATTTTAGAGCTTACAAAAGAGCATGTGATTGGAGTGAAAAATGTAACAATGAATGAACCATTCTTTGTGGGGCATTTTCCTGGATCTCCGGTTATGCCTGGCGTACTTCAAATAGAAGCAATGGCTCAAACGGGAGGTATTTTAGTTTTAAGTACCGTTCCAGATCCAGAAAACTATCTTACTTATTTACTTAAAATAGATAAAGTAAGATATAAGCATCAGGTAGTACCTGGTGATACACTTATTTTCAAATTAGACCTAATGTCACCTATACGTAGAGGAATCTGCCAGATGCAAGCTCGCGCTTATGCAAATGGTAAACTTGTCTCAGAAGCCGAAATAATGGCACAAATAGTAAAAGTAAAAAATCTCTAG
- the efp gene encoding elongation factor P, which yields MATTSDIRNGLCIHYNHDIYKIIEFLHVKPGKGPAFVRTKMKSVTSGKVLDNTFSAGHKIEEVRVETHKFQFLYNDGEGYHFMNTEDYTQIALQETALDRSDLLKEGEVVTVLINTEDNAPLSVDMPASVILEVSHTEPGVKGNTATNATKPATVETGAEVNVPLFINEGDKIKIETDKGTYKERVKE from the coding sequence ATGGCAACAACATCAGACATACGCAACGGACTTTGTATACACTACAATCACGATATTTATAAAATCATCGAATTTTTACACGTAAAGCCAGGTAAAGGCCCAGCATTTGTAAGAACAAAAATGAAAAGTGTTACCTCTGGAAAAGTATTAGATAATACATTTTCTGCAGGACATAAGATTGAAGAAGTGCGTGTAGAGACGCATAAATTTCAGTTTTTATATAATGATGGAGAGGGGTATCACTTTATGAATACAGAAGACTACACGCAAATCGCTTTACAAGAGACTGCGTTAGATCGTTCTGATTTATTAAAGGAAGGAGAGGTTGTTACCGTACTTATAAATACGGAAGATAACGCACCACTTTCTGTAGACATGCCTGCTTCTGTAATACTTGAAGTGAGTCACACAGAGCCAGGAGTAAAAGGTAATACAGCAACTAACGCTACAAAGCCAGCAACTGTTGAGACAGGAGCAGAGGTAAACGTTCCTTTGTTTATTAATGAAGGAGATAAGATAAAAATAGAGACCGATAAAGGGACCTATAAAGAGCGCGTTAAGGAGTAA
- the sucD gene encoding succinate--CoA ligase subunit alpha: MSVLVNKDSKIIVQGFTGSEGTFHAGQMIDYGTNVVGGVTPGKGGQTHLDKPVFNTVQEAVEKVGADTTIIFVPPAFAADAIMEAADAGIKVIITITEGIPVADMIKASDYISTKECRLIGPNCPGVITPGEAKVGIMPGFVFKKGTVGIVSKSGTLTYEAADQVVKQGLGITTAIGIGGDPIIGTTTKEAVEMLINDPETEAVVMIGEIGGQLEGDAAKWYKESGSKKPVIGFIAGETAPAGRTMGHAGAIVGGSDDTAQAKKAIMRECGIHVVDSPAEIGKKVAEVLGK; this comes from the coding sequence ATGAGCGTTTTAGTTAATAAAGATTCGAAAATAATTGTTCAAGGATTCACAGGTAGCGAAGGAACTTTCCACGCGGGCCAGATGATTGATTATGGAACAAACGTAGTAGGTGGTGTAACTCCAGGAAAAGGAGGACAAACACATCTTGATAAGCCTGTTTTTAATACCGTTCAAGAAGCAGTAGAAAAAGTAGGAGCAGATACTACTATTATTTTTGTACCGCCAGCATTTGCTGCAGATGCAATTATGGAAGCTGCAGATGCAGGAATCAAAGTGATTATCACAATTACAGAAGGTATCCCTGTTGCAGATATGATCAAAGCATCAGACTATATCTCTACAAAAGAGTGTCGCCTTATAGGACCTAACTGTCCAGGTGTTATTACTCCAGGTGAGGCAAAAGTAGGTATCATGCCAGGTTTTGTATTTAAGAAAGGAACTGTAGGTATTGTTTCAAAATCTGGAACACTTACGTATGAAGCGGCAGATCAGGTTGTAAAACAAGGTCTTGGTATTACTACAGCAATCGGTATTGGAGGAGATCCTATTATAGGAACTACTACAAAAGAAGCAGTAGAGATGCTTATTAATGATCCAGAAACAGAAGCTGTTGTAATGATAGGTGAGATAGGTGGTCAACTTGAAGGTGACGCTGCAAAGTGGTACAAAGAAAGCGGTAGCAAGAAGCCAGTAATTGGTTTTATTGCAGGTGAAACTGCACCAGCAGGACGTACTATGGGTCATGCAGGAGCAATTGTAGGAGGATCTGATGATACAGCTCAAGCTAAAAAAGCAATAATGAGAGAATGTGGTATTCACGTTGTGGATAGCCCAGCAGAAATAGGTAAAAAAGTTGCCGAAGTTTTAGGTAAATAA
- the lpxD gene encoding UDP-3-O-(3-hydroxymyristoyl)glucosamine N-acyltransferase, giving the protein MKFTANQIAGILEGTIEGNPDVEVSKLAKIEEGIPGSLTFLANPKYTSFIYTTEASIAIVGNDFEPEQPVKPTLIRVEDAYKSFSKLLEYYNQVKLNKSGIEQPCFISETATYGDGLYLGAFSYLGENVTIGNNVKIYPNVYIGDNVTIGDNCVLFAGSKVYSDCVIGNTVYIHSGAIVGADGFGFTPNEKGEYSKVPQTGNVIIEDHVDIGAGTTIDRATLGSTVIRTGVKLDNQIQIAHNVEIGSHTAIAAQTGIAGSTKIGKHCLIGGQVGISGHLTIGDNVRIQAQSGIGRNIKDNEVLQGSPSFNYADWNRSYVHFKNLPKIVQTVNELKKQQNNE; this is encoded by the coding sequence ATGAAATTTACCGCAAATCAAATCGCAGGAATACTAGAAGGAACTATAGAAGGTAACCCGGATGTAGAAGTGTCAAAGCTTGCAAAAATAGAAGAAGGGATCCCAGGGTCTCTAACATTCTTAGCAAATCCTAAGTATACATCATTTATATATACTACAGAGGCAAGTATAGCCATTGTAGGTAATGACTTTGAACCAGAACAACCCGTGAAGCCTACGCTTATACGAGTAGAGGATGCTTATAAGTCATTTTCAAAATTACTAGAATATTACAATCAAGTAAAACTCAATAAATCTGGAATAGAGCAGCCTTGCTTTATTTCTGAAACAGCTACTTATGGAGACGGACTGTATCTAGGAGCTTTTTCATATCTAGGAGAGAACGTAACTATTGGGAATAATGTAAAAATTTATCCTAACGTTTACATAGGAGATAATGTAACTATAGGAGACAATTGTGTACTTTTTGCAGGATCTAAAGTGTATTCTGATTGTGTTATAGGTAACACGGTCTACATACACAGTGGTGCCATTGTAGGTGCAGATGGTTTTGGCTTTACTCCAAATGAAAAAGGAGAGTATAGTAAAGTACCACAAACAGGAAATGTAATTATAGAAGATCACGTAGATATAGGAGCAGGAACTACCATAGATCGTGCAACATTAGGATCTACTGTGATTAGAACAGGTGTTAAACTTGATAACCAGATTCAAATTGCACATAATGTAGAGATAGGTTCTCATACAGCTATTGCTGCACAAACAGGTATTGCTGGTTCTACAAAAATTGGAAAGCACTGTCTTATAGGTGGGCAAGTAGGTATCTCTGGACACCTAACCATAGGTGATAATGTGCGTATACAAGCACAATCTGGAATAGGAAGAAATATAAAGGATAATGAAGTGCTGCAAGGATCTCCATCATTTAATTATGCTGATTGGAATCGTTCTTACGTACACTTTAAAAATTTACCAAAAATTGTACAAACGGTAAACGAATTAAAAAAACAACAAAATAATGAGTAA
- a CDS encoding prohibitin family protein: MEKLPKIGVPIVIGIIILLVLVTKSAVTIDSGEAGVLFKTFGNGVVTDEPPMSEGFHLVAPWNKVFVYEVRQQELFEKMKVLSSNGLEIQIDASAWYEPVRKDLGNLHQTLGKDYLQRVIQPAIRSAARSVVGRYTPEQLYSSKRDAIQDEIFVETKAILSKQYVQLNEVLVRDVTLPNTIKDAIERKLRQEQESLEYEFRLVTASKEAEKVRIEAQGKADANKILSASLTDKILQDKGIDATIELSKSPNSKVIVVGSGDSGLPLILGNN; encoded by the coding sequence ATGGAAAAATTACCAAAGATTGGCGTACCTATAGTTATAGGTATCATTATTTTATTAGTATTAGTTACAAAATCTGCTGTAACCATAGATTCTGGAGAGGCGGGAGTATTATTTAAAACGTTTGGAAATGGTGTGGTGACAGATGAGCCACCTATGAGTGAAGGATTTCACTTAGTTGCACCATGGAATAAGGTATTCGTTTATGAAGTAAGACAACAAGAGCTTTTTGAAAAAATGAAAGTTTTATCGTCTAATGGATTAGAAATACAAATTGACGCCTCGGCTTGGTATGAGCCAGTGCGCAAAGATTTAGGAAATCTACACCAAACACTAGGTAAAGATTATTTACAACGAGTAATCCAGCCAGCTATACGATCTGCAGCACGTAGTGTAGTAGGTAGGTATACACCTGAGCAATTGTACTCAAGTAAAAGAGATGCTATACAGGACGAAATATTTGTAGAAACTAAAGCTATTTTGTCTAAGCAATATGTGCAACTTAATGAGGTATTAGTAAGAGACGTGACGCTTCCTAATACTATAAAAGACGCAATTGAAAGAAAACTAAGACAAGAGCAAGAATCTTTAGAGTACGAGTTTAGACTTGTAACAGCATCTAAAGAAGCAGAAAAAGTGCGTATTGAAGCTCAAGGTAAAGCAGATGCAAATAAGATTTTAAGTGCTTCTTTGACAGATAAAATTCTTCAAGACAAAGGAATTGATGCAACTATAGAGTTATCAAAGTCACCTAATTCTAAAGTTATCGTTGTTGGTTCAGGGGATTCTGGACTTCCATTAATTTTAGGAAATAATTAG
- the fabG gene encoding 3-oxoacyl-[acyl-carrier-protein] reductase — protein sequence MKLLEGKTAIITGASRGIGKGIAEVFAQHGANVAFTYSSSSAAADELEKSLESTGVKIKGYKSNAADFEQAQVLVKNVLEDFGTIDILVNNAGITKDNLLMRMSEEDFDNVIEVNLKSIFNMTKAVQRTMLKARKGSIINMSSVVGVKGNAGQANYAASKAGMIGFSKSMALELGSRNIRTNVIAPGFIETEMTGKLDEATVDGWRQSIPLKRGGSPEDIANTCVFLASDMSAYITGQVINVDGGMLT from the coding sequence ATGAAATTATTAGAAGGAAAAACAGCTATCATCACTGGTGCTAGCCGTGGCATAGGAAAAGGAATCGCAGAAGTATTTGCTCAACATGGAGCAAATGTTGCTTTTACATACAGTTCATCATCTGCCGCGGCAGATGAACTAGAGAAAAGTTTAGAAAGCACAGGTGTAAAAATCAAAGGATATAAAAGTAATGCAGCAGATTTTGAGCAGGCTCAAGTGCTTGTGAAGAACGTGCTTGAAGATTTTGGAACTATTGATATTCTTGTAAATAATGCAGGTATTACAAAGGATAATCTCCTTATGCGTATGTCTGAAGAGGATTTTGACAACGTAATAGAGGTAAACCTTAAGTCTATCTTTAATATGACTAAAGCTGTGCAGCGCACGATGCTTAAAGCTCGCAAAGGAAGTATCATTAACATGAGTTCTGTGGTAGGAGTAAAAGGAAATGCTGGTCAAGCAAACTATGCTGCCTCAAAGGCTGGAATGATAGGTTTCTCTAAGTCTATGGCACTTGAGCTAGGTTCTCGTAACATACGTACAAACGTGATTGCTCCCGGATTTATCGAGACTGAGATGACAGGTAAACTTGATGAAGCTACTGTAGATGGATGGAGACAGTCTATACCATTAAAACGCGGTGGAAGCCCAGAAGATATTGCAAACACTTGCGTATTTCTTGCTAGTGATATGAGTGCATACATCACAGGTCAAGTTATTAATGTAGATGGAGGAATGCTTACGTAA